From one Sardina pilchardus chromosome 6, fSarPil1.1, whole genome shotgun sequence genomic stretch:
- the LOC134082387 gene encoding transmembrane protein 14C-like — MGFDLVGYGYAVLVASGGIIGFVKAGSIASLVAGLLFGVLAGVGAYRMSQNSDNFWVSLGTSGTLAAVMGVRFLNSWKFLPAGLMAGTSVLVFVRICVCLLCKPGRRDRAKRS, encoded by the exons atgGGCTTCGACCTGGTTGGGTATGGTTATGCTGTCTTGGTAGCATCTGGGGGTATAATCGGTTTCGTTAAagcag GAAGCATCGCTTCGCTTGTTGCGGGACTTCTGTTCGGAGTCCTGGCGGGAGTTGGCGCCTACCGAATGTCTCAGAATTCTGATAATTTCTGGGTCTCGCTGG GCACTTCTGGGACTCTGGCTGCTGTGATGGGCGTCAGGTTCCTGAACTCATGGAAGTTCCTGCCGGCAGGACTCATGGCTGGGACAAG TGTCCTGGTGTTTGTGaggatttgtgtgtgcttgctgtgcAAACCAGGTCGTCGTGATCGTGCCAAAAGATCTTGA
- the hacl1 gene encoding 2-hydroxyacyl-CoA lyase 1 — MEDVTGAQIIAAALREQNVEYMFGIVGVPVIEVAMAAQAAGIKYVGMRNEQAACYAASAVGYLTGHPAVCLVVSGPGLIHALGGMANSNMNCWPVVVIGGSSDQSQETTGAFQEFPQVEACRLYSKFSARPSSLAAIPSVIEKAVRTSKYGRPGACYVDIPGDMVNAKVDQAHVRQVSCCPPPPLSVAPPSDVMRAVTLIKQAQAPLLVIGKGAAYGRAESELCELVEGCGLPFLATPMGKGVVSDEHPNSVSAARSRALLHADVVVLLGARLNWMLHFGFPPRFNPHVKIIQVDLCAEELGNNVRPAAALLGDIRSVVRQMLEVFQKDPWSFPAHSDWWTALREKMAANAEMSKALALAPSVMLNYYSSFMHISELLPPDCIIVSEGANTMDVGRTMLLNRLPRHRLDAGTFGTMGVGLGFAIAAAMLERSKSAPQRVVCVEGDSAFGFSGMEVETMCRYKLPVVIIVINNNGIYSGVDADTWTMLEEMGDLATVAPPVTLLPDARYDQMMTAFGGRGFLVRTAPELRLALQESLRDWLNPSLINVLIDPASDRKQQEFPWLTRSNL; from the exons ATGGAGGATGTGACAGGAGCCCAGATCATTGCAGCTGCGCTGAGGGAGCAG AATGTGGAATACATGTTTGGAATTGTGGGAGTTCCAGTGATTGAGGTTGCCATGGCAGCCCAAGCTGCGGGAATCAAGTATGTGGGCATGCGCAATGAGCAGGCG gcttgctatgctgcttctgctgttggTTATCTCACAGGaca CCCGGCGGTGTGTCTGGTGGTGTCTGGTCCAGGTCTCATCCATGCCCTTGGGGGGATGGCCAACTCAAACATGAACTGCTG GCCTGTCGTGGTGATCGGCGGCTCCTCAGACCAGAGCCAGGAGACCACAGGCGCCTTCCAGGAGTTTCCCCAG GTGGAAGCGTGTCGTCTCTACAGCAAGTTCTCAGCCCGACCCAGCAGTCTGGCAGCCATCCCTTCAGTCATCgaaaag GCGGTGAGGACGAGCAAGTACGGGCGGCCGGGTGCCTGTTACGTGGACATCCCTGGAGACATGGTCAACGCCAAAGTGGACCAAGCACACGTCAG gcaggtgtcaTGTTGCCCCCCGCCCCCATTGAGTGTGGCGCCCCCCTCTGATGTAATGAGGGCGGTGACTCTAATCAAACAGGCCCAAGCACCTCTACTCGTCATTggcaaag gtgCTGCCTATGGCAGGGCGGAGTCAGAACTCTGTGAGCTGGTGGAGGGGTGTGGCCTGCCCTTTCTGGCCACGCCCATGGGGAAAGGGGTCGTGTCAGACGAGCATCCCAACAGCGTGTCTGCCGCCcgctccag agcccTGCTGCATGCCGACGTGGTTGTGCTACTCGGAGCCAGACTCAACTGGATGCTTCACTTTGGGTTCCCCCCTCGCTTCAACCCCCACGTCAAGatcatacag gTAGACCTTTGTGCAGAGGAGTTGGGAAACAATGTGAGACCTGCTGCGGCCTTGCTGGGAGATATCCGTTCAGTAGTCAGACag atgCTGGAGGTGTTCCAGAAGGATCCGTGGTCGTTCCCCGCCCACTCGGACTGGTGGACGGCTCTTAGAGAGAAGATGGCCGCCAACGCAGAAATGTCCAAG gcgctgGCGTTAGCGCCCTCTGTGATGCTAAACTACTACTCCTCCTTCATGCACATCTCTGAGCTGCTGCCTCCCGACTGCATCATCGTCAGTGAGGGAGCAAACACCATGGATGTGGGACGCACCATGCTACTCAACCGCCTGCCTAGacaccg gctggaTGCGGGTACGTTCGGCACCATGGGAGTGGGCTTGGGCTTTGCCATTGCAGCAGCGATGCTGGAGAGGAGCAAGAGCGCCCCccagagggtggtgtgtgtggagggggacaGCGCCTTCGGCTTCTCAGGCATGGAGGTGGAGACCATGTGCAg gtACAAGCTCCCGGTGGTCATCATTGTCATCAACAATAACGGCATCTACAGCGGAGTGGACGCAGACACTTGGACAATGCTGGAGGAGATGGGCGACCTAGCCAcagt AGCTCCCCCGGTGACCTTGCTGCCTGATGCTCGCTATGACCAGATGATGACAGCGTTTGGGGGGCGTGGCTTCCTGGTGCGGACCGCTCCGGAGCTCCGCCTTGCTCTGCAGGAGAGTCTCAGGGATTGGCTGAACCCCTCGCTCATCAACGTGCTAATAGACCCCGCCTCTGATAGGAAACAGCAG gagTTCCCCTGGCTGACCCGGTCAAACCTGTAG